In one window of Leptospira sp. WS92.C1 DNA:
- a CDS encoding GAF domain-containing protein, with protein sequence MVITENIEIDPLWNQYREVADSFHIRACWSHPILSANDQVLGTFALYYYEPKKPNHLDLKLIHSLAHIAGIAIERKRIEDLKTEREARYRSLVEQASDAIFLTDQE encoded by the coding sequence TTGGTCATCACCGAAAACATTGAAATCGATCCTCTTTGGAATCAGTATCGGGAAGTTGCAGATAGTTTTCATATCCGTGCTTGTTGGTCTCATCCGATTTTATCCGCGAACGATCAGGTGTTGGGAACCTTCGCGCTTTATTATTACGAACCTAAAAAACCGAATCACTTGGATTTAAAATTAATCCATTCGTTAGCGCATATCGCAGGAATCGCGATCGAAAGAAAACGAATCGAGGATCTGAAAACCGAAAGGGAAGCTCGTTATCGTTCCTTGGTGGAACAGGCTTCGGACGCGATCTTTCTTACCGATCAAGAATGA